In Juglans microcarpa x Juglans regia isolate MS1-56 chromosome 8D, Jm3101_v1.0, whole genome shotgun sequence, the following are encoded in one genomic region:
- the LOC121243120 gene encoding uncharacterized protein At4g02000-like, with product MAFDHEEFWLQLHQLPMAFMNKECCIHIGNSVGKIINVDVPEDGVGWGEFLRIKVEICLTKKIARGRMINVRGNREWIPIQYEKLPKICFKCGQIVHISGNCSGEGGKSSETEGKTAQFRPWLHADALQRKRSNVHAEGSFFRTGKNSSSSCWRTTYPLQSHNAGGNLKFNVDRNVLAEDNGDSENQGERFHHM from the coding sequence ATGGCCTTTGATCATGAAGAATTTTGGTTACAACTTCATCAGTTGCCAATGGCGTTTATGAATAAGGAATGCTGTATACATATTGGCAACTCAGTGGGAAAAATTATCAATGTAGATGTTCCAGAGGATGGAGTGGGGTGGGGAGAATTTCTTCGGATTAAAGTGGAAATATGCTTAACGAAGAAAATTGCTCGAGGAAGGATGATTAATGTACGAGGCAACCGAGAGTGGATTCCTATCCAATACGAAAAGTTACCCAAGATATGTTTTAAGTGTGGCCAAATTGTGCATATTTCGGGTAATTGTTCAGGTGAAGGGGGCAAGTCTTCTGAGACAGAAGGAAAAACTGCTCAGTTTAGGCCATGGTTACATGCTGATGCATTACAAAGGAAGAGATCTAATGTACATGCAGAAGGGAGTTTTTTCAGGACTGGAAAAAATTCTTCAAGTTCGTGTTGGAGAACAACATATCCATTACAGTCGCACAACGCCGGgggaaatttgaaatttaatgtAGATCGTAACGTGCTTGCGGAAGATAATGGTGATAGCGAGAATCAAGGGGAGCGGTTTCATCACATGTAA